From Malus sylvestris chromosome 1, drMalSylv7.2, whole genome shotgun sequence:
AACAAAAAGTTGTCAGACATAGGTATTTACACATCTATGTATGCATGCGAGTGTAAAGATGGAACCAAATACACATTCCTACAAGTTAATTCGGAATATGGAAACCGAACTGAATAATGAATTTAATAACCTTATATTGTAAGGTTTACGTAAAGATATTGGAGTCTGACATATGCAGTAAAAACGCCAAAACAGTGAAAACTAAGATGGACATACTAATCATTGACATTTACCTTTTCATTAATGAAAATAGTGTTTCATCATCAGAGTCGTGCATTTTGTTTGCATTAGAGTCACTATGATCCTCATCCTTCAGCATGCCACCTGAAGGCCTCTTCTTCCGAGGAATATGCAAACCAAGCTGCTTAAGCTTACGAGAAACTTGAGGAGCTGTGAATTTCCCATCTCCATCCATCGCATTTGCAATCATATGGCTGCATTTCTTATGGTCTTTAAATCTGGGAAGATCGAAGAAAgcaaatttttctttaaaacaatatAATAGTAAACTTCCATTATCTACTTTTCTTTGGTAATCCTCCAGCATTTATCAAGTGAGAAGATGTCAAATCTCATATTTCCACCAAGCCACCAAGTAATACTCACTGCTCGTACAAAGCTCTGATATTAGCTTCCTGATCTTCACTGAGGGCACGGACCCTTTTTCTTGCTCGCCTATAAAAATATCAAGGTCAAATTAATTAACAGCTGAGCAGTGAAGCAACACAAACAAAACCAGCATGCATTACGATTTGCCATGAAATGAATGGCTAATTGACAAAACACTCACAAAGGCTGGCTTTTTGATTCAGAATGAGTTTTAAGTGCTTCCTCTACTCTTCCATCTCCATCAATTTGACTAGGCCCAGTGGAAACAGATTCCTGAGCTTTCCGAATTCTTTTCCTTCGTGCAACTTTCAGCCCTAGCTGTTTAAGCTTGTTAGAAATTTGAGCTGATGAAACTTTACCATCACGATCAAGAGCTTCCGCAATAAGATGACTACAATTCTGGTCATCCTTGAATCTAGATTGGCCATATTTGTTAGGAAAGATTTCAGTAAAGCTGGATGAAAAAAGTAGGTTACACTGCTAAAACAATATTGGCACAACTCAAATTATGAACACACATCATGGCCAATgctttttatattattatgttTCGGCTGATATCAGGTGTACTATGCCGGGTTAAAGGctcaagaaagaagaaagatctTAGATCAAGGAACCATACTTCTCATACAGATCCTTAATTTTCATCTCCAGTTCAGCTCCAATAACAAGTCGCTTGTTTTTTCTAGAAACCCTCTCAGTTTCATTCTCTATGGACTTTCCCTCACTGCAACAGTCGAATGCATCAAGGTCTCATTAAGATgacaatttataaaaaatattaatcatCAAGTTGTAAGTATAAAGGACGTACTTGTCATAATTAGCTTGCCCATCAGTCTCATTATCTGAAATATATGCAGTACCTCCCTCCGCTTTGCCAGAATTTTCTCCATCACTGTAAGAAAAAAGAAGGCATATTTGTTAGCTCCTCTTGCAGTATCTCATCCATTCAGAAAATTTCGTACTTTTTTTTGTCCCTTTGGTAGACTTGTTTCGcaaaatttattcatatatcaCAATTTCCCGCTTAATAGAGGCATCAGAAACATGTCTTACTTCTCATATCCAAGGTCATGAGATAGCACGACATCAGCTTCATCTTCACCAAGTGCATCTGCTATGCTTCTACTTGTCCATCCTTTGTCCAGTGATGGACCAATTTCATCGTCCCCTAAACTGTTTGCCCAGTTTCtagtttctttcttcaaatggCCAAGCTCTTGCAATAAATACTCAGCATTAATGTAATGGCATTCTTTGCGAGTTTTCCAGAAGAGAACTTCCACAAAAAGTAGGggttgatttttcatttttttaagcaTTTTTCTgaccaaacttttcaaaaaatcGACAATATTTTCATACGCCTTGCATGGACATGACTTCTGCTCAGCTAGAATGTCATAGAATGTAGTGAGGAGTGACAACTGCAAAAGTTTTTCCATGAAAACTTTAGATGAGAAATGAACTTGAAATGGCTGCTTAAAATTATATAAAGTTGATACGTAAAGTTTCACCTGATACAACATCGGAGAGAGCCCCAGGTCATCACTTATCCTTCGCAGCATGCTGACTATGTAGTGATTGGTACTGGTCGAGTTACCCTTATAAAACTTAAGCAACCAACACAACTTCTGGATGATGCTGTGGCTTGCAAAAGCAGAAATCAAAGTTGACACCTTAAAATCAACTTCATCAGTTGCAGCTACCTGCTCATCAGCAGAAGAATCGCCTGTGCTATAACCAAGATCACCTTTGGCATAGTCAGAATCTCTGCGATCGATCTGTGCCAGACTGTCTTCAATTTTTTCTGTCTCCAACAAAGATATTTTGCATTCATCAGGCTGATCAGGGATAATGGTGTCTTCTTTCCCATTGGAAATTGTGTTTAGGCTTCTGTTCTCCGTCACACTGACTTCTGTTGATTGCTCTTCATTGGAGATGCCAATCTCTTTTTGAATGGTACCATGCTCTTCTAAGAGTTTATTTTCTGTTTCCTTCTCAATAggtgttttcttcttcctcacttTCCTAGATTTTTTAGAAACCTGAATCATAAAAGGAAATTGGTTTTAgtagtgaattttttttttccaaatggttTTAGCAGAGAGACAATAATATTTTCCCCCTTTCCCCCATCCAAAATTATGAATGCTACATACCCTCAAAGTTCCGCCTGCTTGAAGGTTTTCCATGAGCCGTAAAACTTTATAAACCATCTCTATCAAATCTGCAAGATCACTGACAAAGAAAACTTGTGAATATGAAATAAAGGCCCtcaaacaagagaaaaaaaatgtaattaattTTGGAATAACTTGCTTTTGATCAAAGACAAATGGATATTAAATCTCTTTTTCCTGGTACGTGTTTGAACAGTAGTAGGTTAAAGGCAGGTGTTTCTTGATGGTCAGGGAAAAGTCCTACCCTGTAGAATGCTGAATCATCTCCCTTTCTTAAAGATTGCATATCTAAAATTGGATGCccaacaacaaagaaaaaaatcctCTAAtctttcgttaaaactctctgaTACTGACACAACTACTAAAGAGAACCTCTCAACAGGATTTCAagtgaaaaatcatatttggaaatttaaaaaaagtgTGCATGTGgatacaaaaaggaaaaaaaaaggaccttCTGGGTTGTTTGAGAGTGTCAAATGATTTGAGTAAATTTATGAGGAAGTGCGTCATCCCCTCATCAGTCTGATCATAAAATAATTTGTAGAGAAGTATGCGAGCTGTTTGAGGCTCCTTGGAATCTGCTGGCAATAACTTAAGCACCAAATCCAGCATGCGAATctggaagaaaaataaattagttaagaagcatgttgcAAGAGCATAATTAAAATACAGTTCTTATCCCAACTTCACATATCAATAACTTGCATAGAGCTTTTGAGATATGGCAACTTAAAAATATGTCCTTCTAATGGGCCACTAAAGTGCAATTGGTCCCTTTAAAAactatgtattttttttccatCATTCGTTACACCAATGACCCTTGCATGGAAAGTAACTTAGGCCACAGAGAAGTGTTATTGGAAAGTAATGAAATAATTACCATATTTTTCATAAGAGAACCAGCTGCAGACAAAAACTTGTAGTCATGTGTTTCCTTCAAGCTATCATATGCATAACGCCACTTTGAAATGACTAGTTGAAACATAGATTCGTTCACTGATGCTGCAATGGGTCCGCAAACATCACCTTTGAAGAATGTGCTATCAGCATCTTTATCAGTGGGAGCTTCAGTTGGATCTGCTTCTGTGCCCATGCTAGGCTGGTAAATCATAGAAGATCCAggtaaaacaattaaaattctCCAACAAGAAATGTGACTTGAGTTATGTGGTGAAATGACCCAAAATGACAACCACTGTGCATAATGGACTCATTATATCAGAAGTACAATCTAAACCCTTTAGAATGGATAATGGAGAAAGACCCagttgcattgattaaattgcAGGTTGGGATAGATTGAGATGAGAAATATTGGTCCTTCTCCGTGCAAAAAGGTTAGTTTCTAAATTCTGAAAAATGAGTCCTGTTTGCAGAAAGGTTTCATTTTGCAAAAAGTAATTACCATGTCCATTTAGGAAACAACTAAACATGGTTATCCAACATAGCCTGTCTCACCTTAGAAATTGAAGACTTGTGATACTGGAAAGAAATAGCAAACTGAGCAACTTGAAAGAAGACAACAACATCACTCTTCTGAATTGAGGGGTGTTCCTTTTCAATATTCTCACGAATTGACTGCATCAGAACTGATAGACACAGACTACTTTGTAATTGTGCAATAAGACCATAATGGAAcatcaagaaaaaaaagtgaACTAACATAAAAGAGGAATGAAAAAATGACATACCATTGTAACCCCCTGATAAAAACTGGTTTACAAAATCATGGAGCAATTCTAAAATTTTATCCTTTGTTGAAGGCAATGTCCCATGATCCCAAGCAATTTTTTTTACTGGACCCCGGGGATTATGTGGTTTAAGCATGGTTTTACAAGAGGTAGAAGTAGGCCTTCCCTTCAAAACTGCCACAGAACCATCCTGCCGAGGAAAGCCCATTATCATTAGAGAAGAActtataaaaagttaaaaacctcACTTGCATGAGGCCATAGTGAAACTCCCTACCATGGTGAGCTGGGTAAATGTTCCACTAAATTGTGAATGGCGACTCATGTTACGTAGTCTAGAAagtctttttttctcttcttcttcttcctccattaTGGACTTGAGACTATTTAAGGAACCAGCGGTGTTTCCATCCACCTAAAAAATACAAGTAATCAAATAGACTATAAGAAAACGGCTATCAACCACTGCATCAGTAATGTAAGTAGTAAGATTAAATCATTGAGCAAATAATTCAAAGCTCATAAGTTCAGAATATAAAGCAacaaaaggaaagaaatttCATTGGCTAAAACTTGTACTTTTTGTGGCTCTATCTATGTCTCATATTAAAGCTTCTTGTCAaggttttcatttaatttctcccattgTCTTATTTAAAATGCTCGCTAGCTCTGAACAAACGTCATTTTCCTtacaaagaattcagaaagAGATGAAGAGAAACCAACCTTAAGACCTTTTGAATATGCGTTTGCGATCAACTCTGGTTCTTGACCCATGAATATGTAATGGAAAATTTCCAATAAAAGCAAGTTATCGTGACAGAGGTAGCTACGGGAATCACCAATATGCTGGGTTATGACTAAAACTATGTCCATCACGTTCTCATGAAACAAAAGTTCTAGAAATCTATCTCTAAGTGATACAAATTGACTGGCCATTCCTCCAGCCTTCTGCTGCTGTGAAATTTCTTGAACAGCTAAGATGTTTCGGAATAAAGTAAGTACCAACTGCACCAATTTCCAGTCATCCTCCGTGAATGCATCACTGTCAAAAAGCGATGAAGAATATGTAATTTTCAAGCAACCAATGATGCAGAAGATGAAGCATATGTAATCTTCTCTCACCGTTCCAAATTTTCCAGTGGGCTTTCCAGAAGCGATACTATAACTGCAACAGTATCACTAGATGTAATCGAAGACTTCAACTTCCACAGAAACTCTATCTGCTGCAAAACATCATTCGACGAAGGCTCAACTGGCATAGTTAGGAACACCAGAACCTTCACtgcaaattcaaaaaaataattaaagtcATCCCTTTGGAATACGCTTTCATAAACATGTAATGAAGAGAGAAAAACGATTTTACCTGCATTCAAAACCAAGTTGGTATCAGCTTGGCAGTGTTCAATGATAGGTACCAAATGCTGATCTACAATATTCCATTTACAGACTTGCTTAAAAACATCCCGATTCTGCGGGTCATCACGCCTCAAAAACCTTAGCAAATCTTTCAGATTATCTGTCaataacaaagaaaaacaaatttcaTATCTGCCACCTGACTGGAAAAAATAACATTCCCAATCGACATCGTTTTCATCTAATCAATCGAGACCATACGATTCCTCGTGCATTCAAGCCAAAtccaaataattaagaaaaaaaatacccaTTGAACGTTTGgaattaacaaagaaaattttcgaatttaaaaaattaaacggAAGAAAAATGATGCAATTTAGCCCGGTGGAATTTTACCTTCAAAATTAACCCATTTCCAACCATCAACAGTAAGTGAAATAAATAATTCCCCCCAAATCTGCCCTAGTTTCGCAATCTACTCCAACCAAAATTGCTACAAAGTCAATTTAACTAGGAAATTTTGCAATCCAAACTAAAATTATCTTCCATTTCCGGCATTTTCTCGGCATCCAAACGGAGATTTCTCGAAGACATAGATGACGTACCTAAGCAGTACTTGCCCTTCGAGTAGCCGATCCGGTTGCCATTGTCATCTTCTTCTGCAATCCCCAGATCGCAGCATATTACCGATAAGCCTTCCAAGTCCATCTTCCGTGAAACGGTGCCGTTTTCAAACGAGGGTTCGAGAGTTTGGGACTTCTGGAGGAGATGAGGAGTGGAGGAATTTGGCGCGAGAGCAATCAGATCTCCGAGAAAGGGTTTATTTTGAGGGTTTTGGTGGCGCCAATTTCAACGTGATTTTCCCGCGCTCCTCAGGCGTGGCCAAGGTTTTTATTAGCTGATGTGGCCATTTAGGTGTACAGGTGTCAGCTGATGTGGCAATCGTTTATAGGTTGGAATCGTATGTAGGTGAGGAGAGAgcatcctcgccggatcctccaatcatatccgttcattgtacatcttgcgatcagtttttatcaggtaccgtttatatttaattttaaataataaaaaattacaatgatttTTTACTCCACGATGAACGGATGTAATTGGAGAATCCTAAttatcctcacaaagagaatctggagaggatccggagaggatcccccTAGATAGGTGAAAACCTttgatttttaaaaattatttttctaataaTGATGAGTAACACAATTACCTATAAGCATATGTAAGGTATCTTTTTTCTTCGATGTGTGATTCAAACTGTCAACACTCTTCCTTACGTGTGGCCGTTGGGTGACATAGAACACGTGTGGTTATTCGACTTCACGTGTAAGATAACTtgttctgataccatgaagaaagttaaagtttcatcataaaatcaattgataatATAAGAAGCAACTCAATTATTTATAAGCACATATAAAATCTCTTATTTCTCAATATGAGATTAAAACTCTCATTAGTCATGTTGAAAATTACATAGACCGATAAATAATTGTGCGTGGATTTAAATTTGTCACGTAGTGCCATTAATTTAGGGAAAGTCATACAAAATAATTTCTCAAAATAAGAACTTATAGATAACAAATTCACCACATATGGCATTCATGTCCATTAGTGTAAAGTcgtgtgaagaaaaaaatatattattacatTAGAACGCCAATGTAACAGTGAACCGAAATATCACAGTAATGGTAAATTCGGTTATGCGAGTTGCTCAACTGGCAAATCAGCCCAGCAGCCCGCATATGAGGAAGCAGCACTGTTTGTCCGGAACAGGCCCAAAATAATCTCGTGACCCGCCCGTTCCCCTTTCGAGACAAACTCCACTTGGAACGAAGGAAGTTGAGCGACTTCTACTTCGCCGCTACTTCCTTCGTTACAACCAAAGCCCTTCCaaactctctgtctctctgtctctttctctctctctctctctctctggcgCCTCAAAACCTCCGCCAAAAGTAGCGGCGACTTCCACAACCTCCCCCACGTCCTTTTAAATCCATCGGCCAGTCACTTCACCTCACCATTGTCCTCTCAGAACCTCCGCCAAAAACCCgaatctctccctctctatcttctctctctctcctctctctcctaaATGGTGCAGGTGGTGGCTATGCGGGCGATTCAGAGCTCGATCCTCTCTCCCACCTCTGAATCCGCATACCGCCGCGCCGCCTTCAAGCTGAAGCCGCCAACGAGCTTTGCGTACAAAGTTATGGCCTTTGAGGAGAAGCAGAGGGGATGGAGCTGGAGACTGTTTGGGAACAGGAGGTCTGAGATCACTGCGAAGCGTCCCCTTCAGACGGAGGTCGCTCCCGTCTCACCCGAAGACTCACCCAAGGTTCGTGCCACTGCTCAAATCTTCCTTGTTCTTTGTTTGGACCTTGATGCATTTGGCAAtgcggtctagtggtattcctcctTAGAGTAATTCCGAGGTCTCAGGTTCGATTCGCTTGGATGGAAAGTTCGATACTTTATTACGGGCTTAGCTGGAATCCCCTACCTTTgcgtaaaaaaaatataatctgtttggttgccgagaaattGTAGAAAATCATGAGAAAAAAGgaaactttttgtttttggatgtTGAATTGATAATAGATAGGCTGATTGATAATGTTTAGGGCTGTTTGGAAATGCTTTTATAGAAAGCACTTATGCTCGTAATCGCTTTTATTACAATCACtttgaaattttcatttaaAGTTCCGAGTGCTTTTAGAATGTATGCTTAGATTTGTTTAGTTTGTGTTGCTAATTAGATAGAGGAGCAGTGGAAGGCAATTCAGCAACTTGATGACCCAGCAGTGGGTATGTGGTCCAAGCCTGTTGTAAAACGTAAGACAAAGATTGTTTGCACAATTGGTCCTTCCACCAACACACACGAAATGATCTGGAAGTTGGCCGAGGCTGGAATGAATGTTGCTCGTATGAATATGTCTCATGGAGATCACGTGTCTCATCAGAAAGTTATAGACTTGGTTAAAGAATATAATGAGCAACATAAAGACAATGTCATCGCAATCATGCTTGATACCAAGGCAAGGCTCCCCTTATTGTTTGTTGTTATTCCTTCGATATCAAGTCATTACGTTAAATTGCTTATTTTTTACTATTCGGATTATATCTAGGTCATTCCATTGATGAAAGGTTGTTCTGTATCAGGGTCCTGAGGTTAGGAGCGGTGACTTGCCGCAGCCAATCAATTTGGAAAGCGGGCAGGAATTTACCTTTACAATCAAAAGAGGGGTTGGCACATCAGATTGTGTTAGCGTGAACTATGATGATTTTGTTAACGATGTAGCACCGGGAGACATGCTTCTGGTTGATGGTATGTTgaattttacttttcttttggttaaaaattgaaattatgtTTATATGCACCCTGAATCTTGATTTGCGCTGTAGGTGGTATGATGTCATTCCTGGTGAAGTCCAAGACAGAAGAATCAGTGAATTGTGAAGTTGTTGATGGAGGAGAGCTTAAGTCTAGGCGACATTTGAATGTGCGAGGGAAAAGTGCAACATTGCCTTCTATCACTGGTTGGACTCCTAAATTGTCGATTACATCCTTTACATTCTATTAAagatgtttttcttttatttctttatgaTCGGTTTTCCTAATCGATATAGTTTTCTGAACTTATTTATTGCAGAGAAAGATTGGGAAGATATTAAATTTGGAGTGGACAATAAAGTTGACTTTTACGCTGTTTCATTTGTCAAAGATGCACAAGTTGTTcatgaattgaagaattatCTGCAAAGTAACTGTCCAAATACTTTTATCATATATTCATAAAATACATCTGAATACCACACTTTTGTTTAATGCTTTTAAAAAATTGTATCTAATATATTTGATGTTGCAGGTAACAATGCAGATATACATGTTATCGTAAAAATAGAAAGTGCAGACTCTATCCCGAATTTGCATTCCATTATCACAGCATCCGATGGGGTAATTTCTTGAACCAATGAATGGAAACTTGATACTCAATAAATGCTCTTTCTCCTGGTTATTTGCATCTTAAAAACACATTTGAAATTTATCAATAAGTTTCAGCAATCtcttcttttaaatttttaatatacGATAATTTAGGAAATGATATGTTGAACTTTTTTTAGCACGGTTTAATATATTAGTCTTTatgtttaatataaaaataactCAAACGTCAAATGCCAATCTCTTCTTTTAATATGTAAATAATAGATTTTGAACTTACCTGATAGTACTGACACACAATTATCTGATTTTAGGCAATGGTTGCAAGAGGAGATCTTGGTGC
This genomic window contains:
- the LOC126617154 gene encoding plastidial pyruvate kinase 2-like; this translates as MVQVVAMRAIQSSILSPTSESAYRRAAFKLKPPTSFAYKVMAFEEKQRGWSWRLFGNRRSEITAKRPLQTEVAPVSPEDSPKIEEQWKAIQQLDDPAVGMWSKPVVKRKTKIVCTIGPSTNTHEMIWKLAEAGMNVARMNMSHGDHVSHQKVIDLVKEYNEQHKDNVIAIMLDTKGPEVRSGDLPQPINLESGQEFTFTIKRGVGTSDCVSVNYDDFVNDVAPGDMLLVDGGMMSFLVKSKTEESVNCEVVDGGELKSRRHLNVRGKSATLPSITEKDWEDIKFGVDNKVDFYAVSFVKDAQVVHELKNYLQSNNADIHVIVKIESADSIPNLHSIITASDGAMVARGDLGAELPVEEVPLLQEEIIRICRSMGKAVIVATNMLESMIVHPTPTRAEVSDIAIAVREGSDGIMLSGETAHGKFPLKAVKVMHTVALRTEATILGSAVPANLGKAFKNHMSEMFAYHATMMSNTLGTSIVVFTRTGFMAILLSHYRPTGTIFAFTNDKSIQRRLALYQGVCPIYMEFTEDSETSFSNALTVLKEQGLVKAGEEVALVQSGRQPIWRLQSTHNIQVRKV
- the LOC126617037 gene encoding uncharacterized protein LOC126617037 isoform X2, translated to MDLEGLSVICCDLGIAEEDDNGNRIGYSKGKYCLDNLKDLLRFLRRDDPQNRDVFKQVCKWNIVDQHLVPIIEHCQADTNLVLNAVKVLVFLTMPVEPSSNDVLQQIEFLWKLKSSITSSDTVAVIVSLLESPLENLERDAFTEDDWKLVQLVLTLFRNILAVQEISQQQKAGGMASQFVSLRDRFLELLFHENVMDIVLVITQHIGDSRSYLCHDNLLLLEIFHYIFMGQEPELIANAYSKGLKVDGNTAGSLNSLKSIMEEEEEEKKRLSRLRNMSRHSQFSGTFTQLTMDGSVAVLKGRPTSTSCKTMLKPHNPRGPVKKIAWDHGTLPSTKDKILELLHDFVNQFLSGGYNVLMQSIRENIEKEHPSIQKSDVVVFFQVAQFAISFQYHKSSISKPSMGTEADPTEAPTDKDADSTFFKGDVCGPIAASVNESMFQLVISKWRYAYDSLKETHDYKFLSAAGSLMKNMIRMLDLVLKLLPADSKEPQTARILLYKLFYDQTDEGMTHFLINLLKSFDTLKQPRSDLADLIEMVYKVLRLMENLQAGGTLRVSKKSRKVRKKKTPIEKETENKLLEEHGTIQKEIGISNEEQSTEVSVTENRSLNTISNGKEDTIIPDQPDECKISLLETEKIEDSLAQIDRRDSDYAKGDLGYSTGDSSADEQVAATDEVDFKVSTLISAFASHSIIQKLCWLLKFYKGNSTSTNHYIVSMLRRISDDLGLSPMLYQLSLLTTFYDILAEQKSCPCKAYENIVDFLKSLVRKMLKKMKNQPLLFVEVLFWKTRKECHYINAEYLLQELGHLKKETRNWANSLGDDEIGPSLDKGWTSRSIADALGEDEADVVLSHDLGYENDGENSGKAEGGTAYISDNETDGQANYDNEGKSIENETERVSRKNKRLVIGAELEMKIKDLYEKFKDDQNCSHLIAEALDRDGKVSSAQISNKLKQLGLKVARRKRIRKAQESVSTGPSQIDGDGRVEEALKTHSESKSQPLRARKRVRALSEDQEANIRALYEQFKDHKKCSHMIANAMDGDGKFTAPQVSRKLKQLGLHIPRKKRPSGGMLKDEDHSDSNANKMHDSDDETLFSLMKRGKKDNSDELLEQTIGREALEDDCDDEILSSVLKKTRRSLSKSIDQNSEAISIQGTESGTVLENEVDEGAAAKRASLNGTEQAEVTGTSSGNPLDVGPVKTLEDLLHQEMDTDLADSEDEVGTLPVSGVSRRRSRMVLDDEDDD
- the LOC126617037 gene encoding uncharacterized protein LOC126617037 isoform X1, whose amino-acid sequence is MDLEGLSVICCDLGIAEEDDNGNRIGYSKGKYCLVKVLVFLTMPVEPSSNDVLQQIEFLWKLKSSITSSDTVAVIVSLLESPLENLERDAFTEDDWKLVQLVLTLFRNILAVQEISQQQKAGGMASQFVSLRDRFLELLFHENVMDIVLVITQHIGDSRSYLCHDNLLLLEIFHYIFMGQEPELIANAYSKGLKVDGNTAGSLNSLKSIMEEEEEEKKRLSRLRNMSRHSQFSGTFTQLTMDGSVAVLKGRPTSTSCKTMLKPHNPRGPVKKIAWDHGTLPSTKDKILELLHDFVNQFLSGGYNVLMQSIRENIEKEHPSIQKSDVVVFFQVAQFAISFQYHKSSISKPSMGTEADPTEAPTDKDADSTFFKGDVCGPIAASVNESMFQLVISKWRYAYDSLKETHDYKFLSAAGSLMKNMIRMLDLVLKLLPADSKEPQTARILLYKLFYDQTDEGMTHFLINLLKSFDTLKQPRSDLADLIEMVYKVLRLMENLQAGGTLRVSKKSRKVRKKKTPIEKETENKLLEEHGTIQKEIGISNEEQSTEVSVTENRSLNTISNGKEDTIIPDQPDECKISLLETEKIEDSLAQIDRRDSDYAKGDLGYSTGDSSADEQVAATDEVDFKVSTLISAFASHSIIQKLCWLLKFYKGNSTSTNHYIVSMLRRISDDLGLSPMLYQLSLLTTFYDILAEQKSCPCKAYENIVDFLKSLVRKMLKKMKNQPLLFVEVLFWKTRKECHYINAEYLLQELGHLKKETRNWANSLGDDEIGPSLDKGWTSRSIADALGEDEADVVLSHDLGYENDGENSGKAEGGTAYISDNETDGQANYDNEGKSIENETERVSRKNKRLVIGAELEMKIKDLYEKFKDDQNCSHLIAEALDRDGKVSSAQISNKLKQLGLKVARRKRIRKAQESVSTGPSQIDGDGRVEEALKTHSESKSQPLRARKRVRALSEDQEANIRALYEQFKDHKKCSHMIANAMDGDGKFTAPQVSRKLKQLGLHIPRKKRPSGGMLKDEDHSDSNANKMHDSDDETLFSLMKRGKKDNSDELLEQTIGREALEDDCDDEILSSVLKKTRRSLSKSIDQNSEAISIQGTESGTVLENEVDEGAAAKRASLNGTEQAEVTGTSSGNPLDVGPVKTLEDLLHQEMDTDLADSEDEVGTLPVSGVSRRRSRMVLDDEDDD